Genomic DNA from Alicyclobacillus fastidiosus:
CGACGCGCAACTGCTCGGCGGTATTTTGATCCTCTCTGTCATCGCCGCCATCCTCGAGTCGATGCAGGGCGCTTTTGAGCGGCAGACGGTCAGTCAAGTGGCCTACATGGTCGTGTTTTTCGTACTGATGATGCTGGCCGTGCACTCGTTTATGGAGACGATGGGAGCTGCTCGGCACGCCATTCAGACCATGAACGACTTCATGATCGCGACGATTCCGCTCACCATCACCTTGCTGGCAGCGTCTGGTGCGATCGCTTCGGCAGCGTTTTTTCAACCGATGTTGCTGTTTGCCGTTCACTTCATCACGAACATCATATTTGTCGTCGTGTTCCCGCTCATTTTCTTTTCGGCCGTCCTGGATCTAACCAGTACGCTGTCCGTTCGCTACCAATTGACTCGTCTAGCTTCGCTACTTCGCGCCGTAGGCATTGGCATCCTCGGGTTCGCCTTGTCGGTGTTCATCGGCGTGACGACCGTGCAGGGCCTCGGCAAGGGCGTGGTCGATGGCGTCGTGTTGCGCACGTTGAAGTTTGGCGTCAGTACGTTTGTCCCAGTCATCGGGAAGGCCATCTCCGATTCGGCGGAAACGGTGCTTAGCGCGTCGCTCCTCGTCAAAAATGCCGTCGGGGTAGCGGGGCTCGTGTTGTTGGCGCTGATCGCGATTTTCCCGGCGCTGAAGATCCTCGCCGTGTCGCTCATCTACGGGGGGAGTGCGGCACTGATGCAGCCTTTGGGCGATACGCCGATGGTGGCTTGCCTGTCGACGCTCGGCAAGACGCTGGTTCTCGTGTTTGCCTGTGTCGCCGCGGTTGGGCTCATGTTTTTCTTTGCCATCTGCATTCTGCTAGCCACAGCAAATCTGGCGGTGATTACGGCATGACGATGCTCGGCGAATGGATCAAACAGCTGATTATCATTGTGATGGTAAGCATCATTGCCGATATGTTGCTGCCTACCAAGTCGATGCAGAAATATGTGCGGGCGGTGCTTGGAATCGCCATCATCGCCGCGATGATTCAACCTTTGACGCCGTTTTTTCGGCAGGATTGGGCGGATAAAATGGCGAGCACCGCGTCGAGTGAGTTAATGAAAGACACGTCTGCTAGCAATGGCACAGGTTCGGACATCAGTTTAGCAGGCTATCAACACGAGCTCGTGAGTGAGCAGCAGACGGAAACGAACGTCATGGTGGCCGACGCTGTCCTCGAGTCTCTGCCGCAAGCGTTGCGCGCGCACGTCGCGCGGCTGAGCGTAGCAAACGGGTCGACGCCGTCGGAACTCCAGGCGACGGTCGACGTCGACACGTCGGATGCGAAAATTTGCGCAGAGATTCAGCAGTCTGTCATGCAGGCGCTCGAGGTCCCGTCAACTCAGGTTGTGGTTCGACAGAACGGAGGTGATTGAATGGATTTCAAAACGCTGTTGAAGAACAAGTGGCTCCTGTTTATCGCGGCGGTCGGGGTGCTGCTCTTGCTCGTTGGATCCTACTTGCCGTCTAAACACGACACGCCAACCTTGGCCACATCGACACTGGGCCTCACTGGCAACGGTACGGGGCAGGGCAGCACGTCGAGCGGCTCAC
This window encodes:
- the spoIIIAE gene encoding stage III sporulation protein AE, with the protein product MRVRLVRIIVACVCAFVMFGMAHVTSALAGPNDGVPLNNSITLQSGAAQANETDNATRSGPPGQTGASQASPNEPSSEQPGFNQQSETAARNAIQKAAEKQIDRLPIERIDQYWNDLQAKYGGYLPDLSGGSIVRAILGNGGPSLTGVTHGLLRYFFTELFDDAQLLGGILILSVIAAILESMQGAFERQTVSQVAYMVVFFVLMMLAVHSFMETMGAARHAIQTMNDFMIATIPLTITLLAASGAIASAAFFQPMLLFAVHFITNIIFVVVFPLIFFSAVLDLTSTLSVRYQLTRLASLLRAVGIGILGFALSVFIGVTTVQGLGKGVVDGVVLRTLKFGVSTFVPVIGKAISDSAETVLSASLLVKNAVGVAGLVLLALIAIFPALKILAVSLIYGGSAALMQPLGDTPMVACLSTLGKTLVLVFACVAAVGLMFFFAICILLATANLAVITA
- the spoIIIAF gene encoding stage III sporulation protein AF — translated: MTMLGEWIKQLIIIVMVSIIADMLLPTKSMQKYVRAVLGIAIIAAMIQPLTPFFRQDWADKMASTASSELMKDTSASNGTGSDISLAGYQHELVSEQQTETNVMVADAVLESLPQALRAHVARLSVANGSTPSELQATVDVDTSDAKICAEIQQSVMQALEVPSTQVVVRQNGGD